Below is a genomic region from Triticum dicoccoides isolate Atlit2015 ecotype Zavitan chromosome 5A, WEW_v2.0, whole genome shotgun sequence.
CTAACATGAACAAAACTAAAGAACTAAAACGTTTCGACAACGACTTGATTTCAGCAACAATGGCACCCACTTGAGACCGATCTCTTTCTCTTAATCAGTATAACTGATATAGTTAGTTCTCATAATCATGACTAAAAGTTTTTATGCAAACTGCTGCAACTGAGATGTAAGTGGTGGGATAGTTTGTAGGTTACATGCAAGTGCAATTTCGCTTTGGGTAGGTTGTTGGCCTTCTCATTTCTCCCTAATGCCTCCTCTGCTCCTCACTAATATAAGTCTTGTCCAACACTACAGTGCAAGAAGGGTAGATACAAAAAGGAAACTCCAATCTATCTGGATGACATGTAAGCAAGAATAGAAAGGAAACTAATAAATCCAGAATCAAACTCAAAGTTCAAGCTGGACTACTTTTGAGCACCTGGAACCATGTGACGAATACCAAATGTTTCTCTTGAAAACTTAGCCATCACACTTTAGAACtcttcctattctgctgcatagggtCACCCTAATTGCAATGATTGGTTGCTTGGGCATGGTTTTTCTTCTAGTTTAATTTCGTGGGGTCGAGGATCAGTTATGTCAGCCCACAGAGGTTTTGTGGCTAGATGACATGCGATGTGTTTTTTAGCCTGTTGGTAGATTACAAAACCGTATCAGCATTTGCTAATGCCAGCTTGAATTGAACTGGGATACAAACAGGTGAATAGTCCCTCTAAGGACTATGAGTTATAGAAGGACCAAATATACCCAAGCTAATAAGAAACTGATCTGTTTGGCCTATGTAGAATACAGGGATCAAGGTGAGCCCAGGACCCAGAGGCAACTAAAGAGACTAAATATGCCATAATCCCCTTATTTTTTAAATTACCCTTTAGCCGTCTCATTGTTAGAAAACTATGTAGTAAGATTTAAAAACATTTGTCTGATGGAATTTAACCTGCATCCAGTGTGATTTTGATGTTATAGCTGCACCTGTGATTTTGTTGTTCAGAGGGTCTCGGTTAATCTTGTTTTCTAATGCACTTTTCTACTATGCTTATGAATTCAGATGTCTATAAAGTTGAATGTTGCAATGGTTATATTCACATTTTTAAGTTTTCTGCATGGACATTCTTTGGTATACTTGCTGTTTGCACCATTTGACCTATTTGAGTATTGGAAAGGGCAAACTGTCCATGGTGTCAATAATGACATTGCTATCTACTCATTTAGCGATATGTTTGCCATTAACGTACAAAGGAACCAAATTTGATCAACAATAATTGTGTTATAATATGCGTTTCTGCTTTCCTTGTCCAAGACTATTGCTGGCATACTTTTTTTAGACTTCATTGAGTATATTTGAGAAAATTATATATATTGGTTGGCCCACAAGTTAAGTCTGGCTTGTTGAACTGGACAGCAGAATTATATCACTGAATGCAAAACATCACTCTTACATAAAAGCGACCCTGAGAGTATTTAATGAGAAACCACATCTGTGTTTTATTTGAATGCTATAAACCGCTGTGTTTTTGCTATCGTGTTTTTAGTGTGAATTGGCTATTGTATATGATTTCTATAGCTTTGAAGTAGATAATGGTTTCTGAAACCTTTGTTTATTGCACTTTTAATGTTATAACACACTGTTTGTTCTCTGCAGCATGTTGCTCAAAAGAAGCCCGTGGAAGAAGAGATTAAAGAAGCATCTGATGTTGTTGCAGATTCACCACACAAGGTAACTTGCAGGGTTAGAGATGCTTCTTTCTATTTTCAACTCACCAGAATATGAGCGATTGTATTTACAAAGAGAAATGTGGCTAGAAATGTTTTCATATTTGTTCCTTGTTGATATCATACTCCCGTCCCCagatatatatgataaaagtagggtGGCTTGTTCAAATTCGTTGAGCACAAGAAGATTCGACCAATAATTATTTAGCCTTCTCATGTGCTGGTCTATCTTGTAATTTTGCAGATTTTCATTGCTGGTATTTCTGGTGTTCTTTCATCTGAGATGGTAATACAATTGTGTCCATCAGTATATGTCCGTCATATGTTGCTCTGCGAAGAGCCATCCGTTGAAGCATATGTTCCTGACATTTAGTATGCATTTTCCATTCTTTCAGCTCGTGGAAATTGTTAGTTCATTTGGCCAGTTAGCTGCATACCACTTTGTTTGTAATGAAGACCTTGGTGGGCGATGTGCATTTCTTGAGGTATGGAACTCCTGTTGCATCCAAACTAAGGCTTGTGATATGAATATAGAATCATCATACTTATCTGTGACCAATTTGGTGGAACAGTATATTGATCACTCCATTACAAACAAGGCATGTGCTGGCCTCAATGGGATGAAGCTTGGTGGGTGCATCCTAACTGCTGTTCAGGTTTTTCCCAATCCTCTCGAGGTGCAACCATTTTCATGCCCATTCATGTAGTGTCATGTATCCATTTCATTATTTGTATTGAGTCATATATGCTGCTCCATTGAATTCCAGGTTCGCAATGAAGCTTCCCCATTTTATGGTATTCCTGATAGTGCCAAAGCGCTTCTTGAAGAACCAACAAATGTCCTGCAGCTAAAAAATGTGGTATGCCACAATTTTGTCCCTGCTTGATTATGGTTCCTATAAAATAAATTACTCTTTTCACATCAAAACCATTGGTTACCTATTTTTCTCCCTACTGGATTGACACTGCCGCTATCATACCAACCAAAAAATTTGTTTCCACCTGTGAGCTATTCAACAAGCCATGAATGAATTAAAATAATACAGCAGTACTCTGTTCTCTCACTAATCTGTGATATTGTTGTAGTTAAAAAACACGAGTATCAACCCATTTATCACATTCTGAAGGTTGTACACTTGTGAAGTGTTGATGAACGTGCTATTTATGTAGTTTGACCAAGAAGAGTTTTTGGCACTTTCAAAACCTGAGCTGGAGGAAATATTGGAAGACGTACGCATGGAGTGTGCAAGGTATAGCATTCTGTTACTTTCATGTTTTACTCATTGTCGTGGCTAGTAGCTTACATTATGCACGAGATTGGCAGGTTTGGAGCAGTCAAATCCATAAATATTGTAGAGTATCCTGCTAGCAGTGACAGCATTACTGAGGATGTCCTAGTTGAGCCCAAAGATGAGCCAGTAAAGCTTGAGCCCACTGAATGTCGTGCCAATGATAACTGTGTGGAGACTGGAACAGATTGCTCTTTACCAAGTAGGAGCATAGTAGTTCCGTCCAACCCTATGGAAATTACAGGTGCTGAGTGCCAGGATCACAAAGAGCTTGACACACTTCGTGAATGTGATGGGTCTGCAGCGGCAGATCAGTACACCGACCTAGATGACATCCATGCTAGAGCTGCTGGCCCCACAGTGGATCAACAAACAGAGACCGATCATATGGATTCTGTGCAGGCTGATCAAGATGCTACTGCAGTGGGCGACATCCATGCTAGAGCTGCTGGCCCCACAGTGGATCAACAAACGGAGGCCGATCATATGGATTCTATGCAGGCTGATCAAGATGCTACTGCAGTGGGTGAGATCCATGCTAGAGCTGCTGGCACCACAGTGGATCAACAAACGGAAGCCGATCATATGGATTTTACGCAGGCTGATCAAGATGCTATTGCAGTGGATGACATCCATGCTAGAGCTGCTGACCCCACAGTGGATCAACAAACAGAGGCTTATCATATGGATCCTCTGCAGGCCGATCAAGATGCTACTTCAGTGGGCGACATCCAAGCTAGGGCTGCTGGGCCCAGAGTGGATCAGCAAACGGAGGCTGATCATGTGGATTCTTTGCAGGCTGAGCAAGATGCTACTGCAGTGGGTGACATCCATGCTAATGCTGCTGGCCCCACAGACACAGTGGATCAAGAAATGGAGGCTGATCATATGGATTCTACGCAGGCTGATCAAGATGGTACTGCAGTGGACTACATCCAAGGTAGAGCTGCTGACATGGATTCTACACAAACTGATCAAGATGCTTCTCCAGTTGGTGAAGATAGTTTAGGAGAAGGACATGCAGGCCCAACAACTTTGGAGGCCTGTGGTTCTACTACACCCGTAGGTGTGGTGGAGAAATCCGAAACTGAGAAGGAGCAACAAAGCGCTGATGATGTGAGTGAAAGTGGTGCAGAAAAACTACCCGTTGCTCCAGTTTCAGACACCATCGTGCTGGAGGCTGGCTCTATACTGGTGGAGTTCATGCGGAAGGAGGCTGCATGCATGGCCGCACATTCCTTACATGGGCGCAGCTTCGGCGACAGGACCGTGTCTGCTGGATACGCCCCTCATGCTCTCTACCTGCAGAGGTACCCGAGGTGATTTCCGCCGCGACGGTGATGTTCCGATGGCACCTGATGCTTGTGGCTGTAATAGAAACACATAGGTCAGGCCTTGTAGTTTTGATGTTTTGGATGGGTCAGTCAAGTAGCTTGGGATCAAGATGATGTACCGTTAGTTGGGAGGTAATCTAGTAGGAGACCCATAGCAGAAGCACTTTTGGGGTGAAGACAATGGGATAACCACTGGCCGTTAACATTTTTGTTGTGAATTTTTGATACCTGTATTTTTGCAGTGAGGGGAAAGAACCTGAACATCATTCCCTTGTTATCGTTGCTGTTGATTTTGGGTTACATTACATGGGTGGGTGTGAGGCTCTTTTATTATATATGAAAAAACAGACACTTATACTCTCTCCCCATGGTAATTTCCATTGGCCATTTCAGGCAGGATGCATCCATAGTTGGTAGTACTCCCTccctcccaaaattcttgtcttaaattcgtctagatacggatgtatctaatactaaaatgtgacttgatacatccgtatctagacaaatctaagataagaattttaggacggagggagtatgaacagGTGGAACTTCATATTGCTGTCAACTTCCGTCGCCTCACCCACATGCACGCGTCGAGTTTTGTGAGCCCGTTAATTGCAGTTATTTTTTTTCAATTTGTTTGGGTAGTACGCTGTTACCGACTCCTTTTGGGTTTAACCGATTACACATGTAGAGATTGGCATTTTGACCTTTTGGATTCGTAGGTCAACTTGTCAGTAAGCAGCGTTTGATCAAGATGATGTGGTTAGTTGGTAGACGGGCATGGCTCCCGTGGAGGAGCATATATTCCTGAAATAAACCTGGCTAACCCAATTGCACATCACAAACAATTCTCCTATTTTTTTCCCTAGATGGTACTACATGTTAATAGCAGCTCATTCAACTTTACTGGAAATAGCACTTCTGAAGAATGTCAAAATATACATACACGTAACTTGCAGTTCCCATTTCAAAAATCGTGCATAGGTTGGTGAGAGAAAATGAGAGCTTTACCGATGTTAAGTGACAAGAACAGCTTCCAACCCTGGGTTAGCAGAGAAGACGATTAACTTATATAAGACCCAAATACGCcaggcaaaagaaaaaaaaacttaggtcatttctaaccgatcccctaAAAGGCTATAAGGGAGTAAATTTTTTGGTTTAGTCCCTTACGACGGATGTAGCCGATCCCTTAAAACAGTTAACGGAGTATTTTTTTTAATCCAACTTCCTATTCCCCTAGTTTTTTTCCTAAATTTAGTCCAATTTTTCTAGGCCGAGTAAAACTGAGCCTCTCCCTCCCGCGCAGCACTGCCTCCCGCCCCCGCTACCGCAAGCTCGGCGCCGGCAAAGCAGCAGCAGTGCGGGGCCGAAGCCGTGCTCGACATGCTCGCCGCAAAGAAGAAGCTGCCACCGAGGGGCTGGCTGCTGCTGTCCGTCATGGAGGCGCCCCCCTGCCCTGGCGCAACCCCCCACCGGTGCACGCGCTCGACACGCCCCCCTTGAGCGGCGACGATGGAGCAGGAGATGTCCATGGAGGAGCTGCGGAGGAAGGAGCAGAGCATCGCCGAGCTCGCAGGATTCATTGCCGTTGGCTACGGCGGGTGCCTGTACCGTGCCGGGTCAGCTCAGGTGGACGTACCCCGCCCCGCCCCGCTCCTGGACCTCGCCGTCGCGGCGTACAACGGGTAGGCGCGCGGGATCGGATGATGGAGGGGGTCCGGGCGGTTCCCGACGGACCTGGTCCAGGGCGCGTTCGGCTCCCTCGTCTCGGCGACGGCTTCACCTGCGCGCTCGGGACCGGCTCCTCCTCCGCGGTCTCCTGCTGGGGCCGCGTGGCTGCTGGTGTCTGCTTGGTGCTCTGCTCCAGCTCAGGCGCGGGCGCGCTCCCACAGAGCGACTTCGATCCCCACGGGCTCGCCGTCGGCGACTCACACGTGTGCGGGCTCCAGCTCAGGCGCAACCACACCACAATGTGATGGAGCCTCGCCTGTGGGACGGAGTTCGCGTTCCTCGTCGCCGGCGGCAACCTCACGCGCGGCCTCGTCACCACCAA
It encodes:
- the LOC119304065 gene encoding uncharacterized protein LOC119304065 isoform X2 is translated as MSSRAQQGEKGSESAARTRPLSIHEILLRREKKALAEAKKAAAEAKKAREELQDKDKCKPNHSEPGRGHKSRKDLKDVPAEGSKKESVRDASREDSKKDDVRRTSKEGSRKESIRDAPSKKDDVRHASKEGSKKESIRDAPKEVSKKENLKERPKDGSKVDELKDTPKVPRKDDHRDAPNKGSKKERSSVIDDSQSAGKDNDARNSHKHCTSMRGRPAESKDGNHGEIRARNGDATRSESLKGPGKRWNGEPVHNDRIMERSDKLRNEAKRKIHGFDDEKPSYVDRPVLKKHDSARFRVSKHYDINDARREYGKPYREEPRSKRRRSRSRDHDQGRRDRSLSLSPREQRRSYHGNDHDNYPPGRKYAENDRYRTSDNVGQGGGSYQRYESRLGGYSPRKRKTVPQDEQLTTTITPPVIRSPEKKPATWDQPPTAADQSNFFTNLQPIVSQTSSVSVSFSTPKQNPATALDTILSGNSSSIDSVQLTQATRPLRRLHIENLTSSASEDMLIGCLNDFLLSSGVNRIQRSKQPCLSCTINKEKRQAFVEFLTPEDATAALSFDGRSFNGSTLRIRRPKEYIEMAHVAQKKPVEEEIKEASDVVADSPHKIFIAGISGVLSSEMLVEIVSSFGQLAAYHFVCNEDLGGRCAFLEYIDHSITNKACAGLNGMKLGGCILTAVQVRNEASPFYGIPDSAKALLEEPTNVLQLKNVFDQEEFLALSKPELEEILEDVRMECARFGAVKSINIVEYPASSDSITEDVLVEPKDEPVKLEPTECRANDNCVETGTDCSLPSRSIVVPSNPMEITGAECQDHKELDTLRECDGSAAADQYTDLDDIHARAAGPTVDQQTETDHMDSVQADQDATAVGDIHARAAGPTVDQQTEADHMDSMQADQDATAVGEIHARAAGTTVDQQTEADHMDFTQADQDAIAVDDIHARAADPTVDQQTEAYHMDPLQADQDATSVGDIQARAAGPRVDQQTEADHVDSLQAEQDATAVGDIHANAAGPTDTVDQEMEADHMDSTQADQDGTAVDYIQGRAADMDSTQTDQDASPVGEDSLGEGHAGPTTLEACGSTTPVGVVEKSETEKEQQSADDVSESGAEKLPVAPVSDTIVLEAGSILVEFMRKEAACMAAHSLHGRSFGDRTVSAGYAPHALYLQRYPR
- the LOC119304065 gene encoding uncharacterized protein LOC119304065 isoform X1 → MSSRAQQGEKGSESAARTRPLSIHEILLRREKKALAEAKKAAAEAKKAREELQDKDKCKPNHSEPGRGHKSRKDLKDVPAEGSKKESVRDASREDSKKDDVRRTSKEGSRKESIRDAPSKKDDVRHASKEGSKKESIRDAPKEVSKKENLKERPKDGSKVDELKDTPKVPRKDDHRDAPNKGSKKERSSVIDDSQSAGKDNDARNSHKHCTSMRGRPAESKDGNHGEIRARNGDATRSESLKGPGKRWNGEPVHNDRIMERSDKLRNEAKRKIHGFDDEKPSYVDRPVLKKHDSARFRVSKHYDINDARREYGKPYREEPRSKRRRSRSRDHDQGRRDRSLSLSPREQRRSYHGNDHDNYPPGRKYAENDRYRTSDNVGQGGGSYQRYESRLGGYSPRKRKTVPQDEQLTTTITPPVIRSPEKKPATWDQPPTAADQSNFFTNLQPIVSQTSSVSVSFSTPKQNPATALDTILSGNSSSIDSVQLTQATRPLRRLHIENLTSSASEDMLIGCLNDFLLSSGVNRIQRSKQPCLSCTINKEKRQAFVEFLTPEDATAALSFDGRSFNGSTLRIRRPKEYIEMAHVAQKKPVEEEIKEASDVVADSPHKIFIAGISGVLSSEMLVEIVSSFGQLAAYHFVCNEDLGGRCAFLEYIDHSITNKACAGLNGMKLGGCILTAVQVFPNPLEVRNEASPFYGIPDSAKALLEEPTNVLQLKNVFDQEEFLALSKPELEEILEDVRMECARFGAVKSINIVEYPASSDSITEDVLVEPKDEPVKLEPTECRANDNCVETGTDCSLPSRSIVVPSNPMEITGAECQDHKELDTLRECDGSAAADQYTDLDDIHARAAGPTVDQQTETDHMDSVQADQDATAVGDIHARAAGPTVDQQTEADHMDSMQADQDATAVGEIHARAAGTTVDQQTEADHMDFTQADQDAIAVDDIHARAADPTVDQQTEAYHMDPLQADQDATSVGDIQARAAGPRVDQQTEADHVDSLQAEQDATAVGDIHANAAGPTDTVDQEMEADHMDSTQADQDGTAVDYIQGRAADMDSTQTDQDASPVGEDSLGEGHAGPTTLEACGSTTPVGVVEKSETEKEQQSADDVSESGAEKLPVAPVSDTIVLEAGSILVEFMRKEAACMAAHSLHGRSFGDRTVSAGYAPHALYLQRYPR